In a genomic window of Methanosarcina horonobensis HB-1 = JCM 15518:
- a CDS encoding DMT family transporter — translation MESRYIKANAQVIAASVIYGFAGIFFMFIKNMAAGPVVFCQLLLGFLVLAIYLGARGKLLGVKLRRKINAVLLLGAWQAGGLLSYYMAVSFTNVSMSVLLLYTAPLYVLLIAPVILNEKISTKSLAALVLSLAGVVVVVGPQNLIPGTVEAGSGYLFGVLMGLFSGFFYACIIMTSRYLRDEYSGLEQLFLSTGVTLVILFPFMLQVSSSALLENLPVLLFLGIMITSIGSILYFTGLEHVKAQNASVISLLEPVSAIFFAYLILNDPVSTGTLIGCVLILASSLLMSLEEERKNES, via the coding sequence ATGGAGTCCAGGTACATAAAAGCAAATGCTCAGGTTATTGCCGCATCCGTTATCTATGGGTTTGCAGGAATCTTTTTTATGTTCATAAAGAATATGGCTGCAGGACCTGTTGTTTTTTGCCAGCTTCTTCTTGGTTTTCTGGTTCTTGCTATTTATCTGGGAGCAAGAGGAAAACTCTTGGGAGTAAAACTCAGGAGAAAAATAAATGCTGTGCTGCTTCTTGGAGCCTGGCAAGCCGGAGGCCTGCTTTCTTATTACATGGCTGTAAGTTTTACTAATGTCTCAATGTCAGTGCTTTTGCTTTATACAGCCCCTCTTTATGTCCTGCTGATTGCCCCTGTTATCCTCAACGAAAAAATCAGCACAAAAAGCCTTGCTGCCCTTGTACTCTCACTCGCAGGGGTAGTGGTAGTCGTGGGTCCTCAAAATCTTATTCCAGGCACGGTAGAAGCCGGCTCAGGATACTTGTTTGGGGTACTGATGGGGCTTTTTTCAGGCTTTTTCTACGCCTGCATAATCATGACCTCACGTTATCTCAGGGATGAGTACTCAGGTCTTGAACAGCTTTTTCTTTCAACAGGCGTGACTCTCGTAATTCTCTTCCCTTTCATGTTGCAGGTGTCTTCATCAGCCCTGCTTGAAAACCTGCCTGTCCTTCTCTTTCTAGGGATAATGATAACCTCCATCGGCTCTATTCTCTATTTCACAGGGCTTGAGCACGTGAAAGCTCAGAACGCCAGTGTAATCTCCCTGCTTGAGCCGGTAAGTGCAATCTTCTTTGCGTATTTGATTCTTAATGATCCGGTTTCCACAGGCACTCTGATCGGCTGCGTTCTTATTCTTGCGAGTTCTCTTCTTATGAGCCTGGAGGAAGAAAGGAAAAACGAAAGCTAA
- a CDS encoding NosD domain-containing protein — MTDCDYGIVIGMSSSGRIDNNTILNCDRGIILGEDCNVDDIINNTVMSCAECGIFAQENNGVKRDLQQLF, encoded by the coding sequence ATTACTGACTGTGATTATGGGATTGTGATTGGGATGTCAAGTTCAGGAAGAATTGACAATAATACAATATTAAACTGTGATAGAGGAATTATTTTAGGAGAAGATTGTAATGTTGACGACATAATCAACAATACAGTAATGTCCTGTGCAGAATGCGGGATTTTTGCTCAGGAAAACAACGGCGTTAAACGGGATCTACAACAATTATTTTAA
- a CDS encoding NosD domain-containing protein, whose amino-acid sequence MLRKTTALNGIYNNYFNNSLNVRFGPGAGGNIWNNSPASGTNIAGGPSIGGNFWAKPDGTGFSQVCVENPF is encoded by the coding sequence TTGCTCAGGAAAACAACGGCGTTAAACGGGATCTACAACAATTATTTTAACAATAGTCTAAACGTAAGGTTTGGACCTGGAGCAGGGGGAAATATCTGGAACAATTCACCTGCTTCAGGCACTAATATTGCAGGTGGCCCTTCCATTGGAGGCAACTTCTGGGCAAAACCGGATGGGACCGGGTTCTCCCAGGTCTGCGTAGAAAACCCTTTTTGA
- the tatC gene encoding Sec-independent protein translocase TatC, with the protein MSEAIENLSVILLTLRKKLTVVAAVLFAGVALSFQFTGPLIERMKEDLLPEGAKLVYVSPLEVMMLKLKLSFIIGLLLALPFIAFYAYRAVSRRFSFRNPIRIGKSQAVLLSGAALIMFVLGASYAYFFMLPLFLDYLYLNAAGSGVTATYSIFKFISFAAAGTALFGLIFELPIVLTFLTRNGFIQYSTLVTYRKHIYIVFLFAGAVITPPDVLSQVMVAVPMIVFFEISMVIVRVLGVKDKVPQLDSSLT; encoded by the coding sequence ATGTCTGAAGCAATTGAGAATTTAAGTGTAATTCTGCTGACCCTGCGGAAAAAACTGACTGTAGTTGCTGCAGTCCTTTTTGCAGGTGTTGCCCTTTCTTTCCAGTTTACGGGTCCGCTAATTGAAAGAATGAAAGAGGACCTCCTGCCCGAGGGTGCGAAACTTGTGTATGTATCCCCTCTCGAAGTAATGATGTTGAAGCTCAAGCTCTCGTTTATAATAGGGCTGCTTCTTGCCCTTCCCTTTATTGCATTTTATGCTTACCGGGCTGTATCGAGGCGCTTTTCTTTCAGAAACCCGATACGGATAGGAAAGAGTCAGGCTGTACTCCTGAGTGGGGCTGCTCTCATAATGTTTGTCCTCGGGGCTTCGTATGCCTACTTCTTTATGCTGCCCCTCTTTCTGGACTACCTCTATCTGAACGCGGCAGGCTCAGGGGTAACTGCGACCTACTCTATCTTCAAGTTCATTTCGTTTGCAGCTGCAGGCACGGCTCTTTTCGGGCTGATCTTTGAGCTCCCTATAGTGCTCACTTTCCTGACCCGGAACGGTTTTATACAGTACAGCACCCTTGTGACCTATCGCAAGCACATTTATATCGTCTTCCTGTTTGCAGGAGCTGTGATTACTCCTCCTGATGTACTGAGCCAGGTCATGGTAGCAGTTCCGATGATCGTCTTTTTTGAGATCAGCATGGTTATTGTGAGAGTGCTTGGCGTGAAGGATAAGGTACCTCAGCTTGATTCTTCCTTAACATAA
- the tatC gene encoding twin-arginine translocase subunit TatC: protein MNSHNTGNQPPDARNKNKGNTNTYSSGVPGDIEEPLMAHLYELRNRLAVVLVWLFLAMLVAYPFSEKGMLLVWKEFISPELDMAVYSPLEWIFARLKLCLVFALAVSIPQFFYQLYRFAGKGLYPHEKRFFLKVVPASFLLFILGSALGYFIVLPVMFRYVIFYSGDVASAQLSVQNTLSAVTTILAGFGVVFQAPLLVVFAVKMGLIKYQTLKKQRILVYSAIVTLSLFLSPDPTFIAQILVALLLVVLFEFSLLLVRLF from the coding sequence ATGAACTCTCATAATACCGGAAACCAGCCCCCTGATGCCAGAAACAAAAATAAGGGAAATACTAACACTTATTCTTCCGGGGTTCCCGGGGATATAGAAGAACCCCTTATGGCTCACCTCTATGAGCTCAGGAACCGGCTTGCTGTAGTCCTTGTCTGGCTTTTTCTGGCAATGCTGGTTGCATATCCTTTCTCTGAAAAAGGAATGCTGCTGGTCTGGAAAGAGTTCATAAGCCCTGAACTTGACATGGCGGTGTACTCTCCTCTTGAATGGATCTTTGCCCGACTCAAGCTCTGCCTTGTCTTTGCACTTGCGGTATCTATCCCGCAGTTCTTCTACCAGCTCTACAGGTTTGCAGGCAAAGGGCTTTACCCGCATGAGAAACGCTTTTTCCTGAAAGTTGTCCCTGCCTCGTTCCTGCTATTTATTCTGGGATCTGCCCTGGGCTATTTCATTGTCCTGCCTGTAATGTTCAGGTACGTTATTTTCTATTCTGGGGATGTGGCTTCAGCCCAGCTTTCCGTGCAAAATACCCTTTCAGCCGTGACAACAATCCTTGCGGGCTTCGGAGTTGTGTTCCAGGCTCCTCTCCTTGTGGTGTTTGCCGTAAAAATGGGGCTTATAAAGTATCAAACCCTCAAAAAACAGAGGATACTGGTTTACAGCGCAATTGTAACACTCTCGCTGTTCCTTTCTCCTGACCCTACTTTCATTGCACAGATCCTGGTTGCACTTCTGCTTGTAGTACTTTTTGAGTTCAGCCTGCTGCTGGTGAGATTATTTTAA
- a CDS encoding Sec-independent protein translocase subunit TatA/TatB, translated as MIGSTELLAILIAALFLFGPRKLPELARSLGSAVGEFKKAQRAAELELTTFDSYTRKTGYEAAAGTKEEEKKKEDPGTKIRASGSLEDSLEARPSIPEKENFEASDTSGKTPEN; from the coding sequence ATGATAGGTTCAACTGAACTGCTTGCAATCCTGATCGCTGCTCTCTTTCTTTTTGGGCCCAGGAAGCTCCCCGAACTTGCACGGTCTCTTGGAAGTGCTGTAGGGGAGTTCAAGAAAGCACAGAGAGCCGCCGAACTGGAGTTAACCACTTTCGACTCATACACCCGGAAAACAGGATATGAAGCTGCTGCCGGGACAAAAGAGGAAGAAAAGAAAAAGGAAGATCCAGGCACTAAGATCCGGGCAAGCGGCAGCCTTGAAGATTCCCTGGAAGCCAGACCTTCCATTCCAGAAAAAGAAAATTTCGAGGCTTCCGACACCAGCGGAAAAACCCCGGAAAACTAA
- a CDS encoding twin-arginine translocase TatA/TatE family subunit — protein MFGGVGPTELILILAVVMLLFGASKLPELARSMGSSVGEFKKAQKESEQNLKDFEKSLKEPVAPKTKVQETAEKLGLDIRGKTDDQLLEEIQRSAEKPKEVSEP, from the coding sequence ATGTTTGGCGGGGTAGGTCCCACAGAACTGATACTTATATTAGCAGTAGTTATGCTCCTGTTTGGGGCAAGCAAACTCCCGGAACTTGCGCGGTCCATGGGAAGTTCGGTGGGAGAATTCAAAAAAGCCCAGAAAGAATCCGAACAGAACCTGAAGGATTTTGAGAAATCCTTAAAGGAACCCGTAGCCCCAAAGACCAAGGTACAGGAAACAGCTGAAAAACTCGGGCTTGACATAAGAGGCAAGACTGACGACCAGCTACTTGAAGAGATCCAGAGATCCGCGGAAAAGCCAAAAGAGGTCTCCGAGCCCTGA
- a CDS encoding Nudix hydrolase, producing MISEVDRDDNFLGLRSREEFYSGNHIHRASQLILLDPENRMLLQKRSPGKYWFPNRYTYSVSGTVADESYEACIAREMLEEIGILVPFRRLFKIPCILENKGAYHTVFSGRCSKETIDLIRYDPEEAVSIEWIELEELYSAVKTEPGKYTPSLRAGIIKIFEEGYEKYLF from the coding sequence ATGATCAGTGAAGTTGATAGAGATGATAATTTTCTTGGCCTGCGCTCAAGGGAAGAGTTTTACTCGGGAAACCACATCCATAGGGCTTCACAGCTGATTCTTCTGGATCCGGAAAACAGGATGCTCCTGCAGAAGCGGTCGCCTGGAAAATACTGGTTTCCGAATCGCTATACCTATTCCGTAAGCGGCACTGTCGCAGACGAGTCTTATGAAGCCTGCATTGCTCGGGAGATGCTTGAGGAAATCGGAATCTTGGTCCCTTTCAGGAGATTGTTTAAAATTCCCTGCATTTTAGAAAACAAAGGAGCCTACCATACTGTATTTTCAGGGCGATGCTCAAAAGAGACCATAGACCTCATCCGATACGATCCGGAAGAAGCCGTTTCCATTGAGTGGATAGAACTCGAGGAATTGTACAGTGCTGTAAAAACAGAACCCGGCAAATACACTCCTTCTCTAAGGGCAGGGATAATAAAAATCTTTGAAGAGGGGTACGAAAAGTACCTTTTCTAA
- the amrS gene encoding AmmeMemoRadiSam system radical SAM enzyme, whose translation MGIDVIKEAMFYEKIGDNKVHCSLCAQSCKIASGKRGFCGVRENREGDLYSLIYGTVSSEAIDPVEKKPLYHFHPGSYVYSVGSIGCNFRCKHCQNWSISQVCLEDAYTKDILPEELVERALYSGSQSIAWTYNEPTIWHEYTYPSAKLAKEAGLGTIYVTNGYITPEPLKHIAPYLDAANIDIKAFNEKFYHDVASAKLAPVLEASALAKALGVHVEITTLIIPGVNDSLDELRELSKWVYKNLGPDTPLHFTRFHPQYKMQNLAPTPVKTMQDACKIATEEGMKYVYMGNVPGSDRNNTFCPNCGKMLISRGYFDIEKYEITPEKTCPVCGENIPIVGEYAGSKTGPEEF comes from the coding sequence ATGGGGATTGATGTGATAAAGGAAGCCATGTTCTATGAGAAGATCGGAGATAATAAAGTGCACTGCAGTCTCTGTGCCCAGAGCTGTAAAATTGCATCCGGAAAGAGAGGTTTTTGCGGAGTCAGAGAAAACAGGGAAGGAGACCTTTACTCCCTTATTTACGGCACTGTTTCAAGCGAGGCCATCGACCCTGTAGAAAAGAAGCCGCTTTATCATTTCCATCCAGGGTCTTATGTTTACTCAGTCGGGTCTATAGGATGCAATTTCCGCTGTAAACACTGCCAGAACTGGTCGATTTCTCAGGTCTGCCTGGAAGATGCTTACACAAAAGATATTCTCCCGGAGGAACTCGTGGAAAGGGCGCTTTACTCAGGCTCGCAGTCCATTGCCTGGACATACAATGAGCCAACTATCTGGCACGAGTATACCTATCCGAGTGCAAAACTGGCAAAAGAAGCCGGACTTGGTACAATTTACGTGACAAACGGGTACATAACCCCCGAACCTCTGAAACATATCGCACCCTATCTGGATGCAGCAAATATCGATATCAAGGCTTTCAATGAAAAATTCTATCATGATGTTGCCAGTGCGAAACTGGCTCCTGTACTTGAGGCTTCTGCCCTTGCAAAAGCTCTTGGGGTCCATGTAGAGATTACGACTCTGATTATACCTGGAGTAAATGATTCCCTGGACGAGCTCAGGGAACTTTCAAAATGGGTTTATAAGAATCTCGGGCCTGATACCCCTCTGCACTTTACACGCTTCCACCCTCAGTACAAGATGCAGAATCTTGCCCCTACACCGGTAAAAACCATGCAGGACGCCTGTAAAATCGCAACAGAAGAAGGGATGAAATATGTCTACATGGGCAATGTTCCCGGAAGCGACCGTAACAATACTTTCTGTCCGAACTGCGGCAAAATGTTGATTTCCAGAGGCTATTTCGATATCGAAAAGTATGAAATCACTCCTGAGAAGACCTGCCCGGTCTGCGGGGAGAATATCCCTATCGTTGGAGAGTATGCGGGCTCAAAAACAGGGCCGGAAGAGTTTTGA
- a CDS encoding FeoA family protein, translating into MTEFVDKTLNMLEIGQKARVIQVKGQGSSRKRLLDMGMVPGTVLSVTKKAPLGDPVDFKLKGYNLSLRKQEAKMVIVEVMED; encoded by the coding sequence ATGACAGAATTTGTCGATAAAACCCTGAACATGCTTGAAATAGGCCAGAAAGCCCGCGTTATTCAGGTAAAAGGTCAGGGGAGTTCCCGCAAACGTCTTCTTGATATGGGCATGGTTCCCGGAACAGTCCTGAGTGTTACCAAAAAAGCTCCACTGGGAGACCCTGTGGATTTCAAATTGAAAGGATACAACCTCTCCCTCAGGAAGCAGGAAGCGAAAATGGTTATTGTTGAAGTAATGGAGGATTAA
- a CDS encoding FeoA family protein, with protein sequence MPLTMLPEGKGCRIREVRAGKELKRRLIEMGFTPSSSVRLIGCERGNLLINVNGARYALGKGMAMKIMVEPDSLEGVELG encoded by the coding sequence ATGCCTCTTACAATGCTCCCGGAAGGAAAAGGATGCAGGATCAGAGAAGTTCGAGCAGGTAAGGAGCTCAAGAGAAGGCTGATCGAAATGGGCTTTACACCTTCGTCCTCTGTCCGGCTTATAGGGTGTGAGAGAGGGAATCTGCTCATCAATGTGAACGGGGCTCGGTATGCCCTGGGAAAAGGGATGGCGATGAAGATTATGGTAGAACCGGATTCACTTGAAGGTGTGGAACTTGGTTGA
- the feoB gene encoding ferrous iron transport protein B, with protein sequence MVENKIRVALTGNPNVGKTTVFNAITGSRQKVGNWPGVTVEKKTGIKEYGGRILEIVDLPGTYSLTAYSADEVVARDYILEEKPDVVIQVLDSTNLERNLYLTTQLLEIGTNLILALNMSDLAERKGEDVNIPVLEKLLGISLIRTTANEGKGINELLDEIILRSGSASSFPNKIEYNKKIEDEIRQLERILAEDEALMTRYPSRWLSIKLLEGDENAHSKLSSSNVQFKVNKFLSNLISEEYEAEMADKRYEFISRVLPQVSKGRVERMSSSDMIDKVLTSRYLGIPIFLALMWGMFELTFTFATPFMELIDMFFGSLAKIVAVNIDSPWLSSLLGDGIIAGVGSVMLFVPNIFILFFLLALLEDSGYLARAAFIMDRLMYSMGIQGKSFIPMLMGFGCSVPAVMATRTLEDRADRLITMMVTPFMSCGARMPVYVLLAGTFFGKQAGSVIFGIYVLGIIVAIVSAKLFRSIIFKGKPSSFIMELPPYHSPSAGNSFKYMMNQGSLYLKRVGTVIVGGVVVIWLLAYFPQGVEYGSAESYIGSLGKLIEPLVAPIGFDWKIAISLIFGFLAKEVVIGSLGTLYGTGADEGMLSSALVADPIFTPAVALGLMVFTLLYVPCIGAVAVIKKESGSWKWMLFAAAYSTAMAWIMAFVTVKIGNIIFA encoded by the coding sequence TTGGTTGAAAACAAGATCAGGGTTGCACTTACCGGAAACCCCAATGTGGGAAAGACAACCGTTTTCAACGCTATTACCGGGTCAAGGCAAAAGGTAGGAAACTGGCCCGGGGTTACAGTTGAGAAAAAAACAGGTATAAAGGAATATGGAGGGCGTATTCTTGAAATCGTAGACCTTCCAGGCACCTACAGCCTTACAGCCTATTCTGCAGACGAAGTTGTTGCCAGAGATTATATCCTTGAAGAAAAACCGGATGTCGTAATACAGGTTCTTGATTCGACAAATCTGGAACGCAATCTTTACCTGACAACTCAGCTTCTGGAAATAGGTACAAATCTTATTCTTGCACTCAACATGTCCGACCTTGCAGAAAGAAAAGGCGAAGACGTAAATATCCCGGTGCTTGAGAAGTTACTTGGAATCTCTTTGATAAGAACAACAGCAAACGAAGGAAAAGGTATCAATGAGCTGCTTGATGAGATCATTTTAAGGTCCGGTTCTGCAAGCTCTTTTCCCAATAAAATCGAGTATAATAAAAAAATAGAAGATGAAATCCGCCAGCTGGAACGGATTCTGGCTGAAGACGAGGCTCTGATGACCAGGTACCCTTCCAGGTGGTTGAGTATCAAACTGCTGGAGGGAGATGAAAATGCACATTCAAAACTCTCTTCATCAAATGTACAGTTCAAAGTTAATAAATTCCTTTCCAACCTGATCTCTGAAGAATATGAAGCCGAAATGGCTGATAAGCGTTACGAATTCATAAGCAGGGTTCTTCCACAGGTAAGTAAGGGCCGCGTAGAGAGGATGTCAAGCTCGGATATGATCGATAAGGTACTTACCAGCAGATACCTGGGAATCCCCATATTCCTTGCCCTGATGTGGGGAATGTTTGAGCTGACCTTTACCTTCGCGACTCCTTTTATGGAACTCATTGACATGTTTTTCGGTTCCCTTGCCAAAATAGTTGCTGTAAATATCGATTCACCATGGCTTTCATCCCTGCTTGGAGACGGAATAATTGCAGGAGTCGGGTCAGTCATGCTCTTCGTACCCAATATTTTCATTCTGTTCTTCTTACTTGCTTTACTGGAAGACAGCGGATATCTTGCAAGAGCCGCCTTTATCATGGACAGGCTGATGTATTCGATGGGTATTCAGGGAAAATCCTTTATTCCGATGCTTATGGGATTCGGGTGTTCGGTTCCGGCTGTTATGGCAACCCGGACCCTTGAAGACAGAGCAGACCGCCTTATTACGATGATGGTTACACCGTTCATGTCCTGCGGAGCAAGGATGCCTGTTTACGTCCTGCTGGCAGGGACATTTTTCGGAAAACAGGCAGGATCGGTTATCTTCGGGATCTATGTGCTTGGGATTATTGTGGCAATAGTGTCTGCCAAGCTTTTCAGAAGTATCATTTTCAAAGGTAAGCCTTCTTCCTTTATAATGGAACTTCCTCCCTACCACAGTCCTTCGGCTGGCAATTCCTTCAAGTATATGATGAACCAGGGCTCCCTTTACCTCAAAAGGGTGGGTACTGTAATTGTCGGAGGGGTGGTGGTCATATGGCTGCTTGCATATTTCCCTCAGGGAGTTGAGTACGGAAGTGCGGAAAGCTACATAGGCAGCCTTGGAAAACTGATCGAACCTCTGGTAGCTCCGATAGGTTTTGACTGGAAAATTGCAATTTCCCTGATCTTTGGTTTCCTTGCCAAAGAGGTTGTCATAGGTTCCCTGGGAACCCTTTACGGTACCGGGGCAGATGAGGGAATGTTATCTTCGGCTCTTGTAGCAGACCCGATCTTTACACCTGCTGTTGCACTCGGGCTTATGGTGTTTACCCTGCTTTACGTACCCTGCATAGGGGCAGTTGCAGTAATCAAAAAAGAATCGGGCTCCTGGAAATGGATGCTTTTTGCAGCAGCTTATTCAACAGCCATGGCATGGATAATGGCCTTTGTGACGGTAAAAATCGGGAATATAATATTCGCGTGA
- a CDS encoding FeoC-like transcriptional regulator, with amino-acid sequence MVLGYMYVLKQIAEVEKKGNMSFNEISGHLKMSTQQLRSLLEIMERMGHVEKVTDNSSVLSSSCSASCKNCGCCGFLEKPAVSTGMVYRLTEKGKRVCHNQTG; translated from the coding sequence ATGGTACTCGGATACATGTATGTGTTAAAACAGATAGCAGAAGTAGAAAAGAAAGGCAATATGTCTTTCAATGAGATATCGGGACATTTGAAAATGAGTACGCAGCAGCTTAGAAGCTTACTTGAAATAATGGAAAGAATGGGGCACGTTGAAAAAGTTACGGACAACAGTTCCGTCTTATCCTCTTCCTGTTCAGCTTCCTGCAAAAACTGTGGATGTTGTGGGTTTTTAGAAAAACCTGCCGTTTCAACAGGTATGGTTTACAGGCTGACCGAGAAGGGAAAAAGAGTATGTCACAACCAGACAGGCTGA
- a CDS encoding metal-dependent transcriptional regulator: MTTERDEDYLKIIASIVEEKGYAKVKDVAKELELGPSTVTGMFKKLDKEGYINYEKYGGVTLTEKGMEIARKTREKYSMLKDFLMHLGIDEKTAEEDACKIEHILNPKTAQTLKKFVEFTNKEGESKIWIEHFRHFAQTGEYVHYSPENRDKCPVHGKKVE, translated from the coding sequence ATGACGACAGAAAGAGATGAAGACTACCTGAAAATTATCGCCTCAATCGTGGAAGAAAAAGGATACGCCAAAGTTAAAGATGTAGCAAAAGAGCTGGAACTCGGCCCTTCAACCGTGACAGGTATGTTCAAGAAACTTGATAAAGAAGGCTACATAAATTATGAAAAGTACGGCGGAGTAACCCTTACCGAAAAAGGGATGGAAATCGCCAGAAAGACAAGGGAAAAATACAGTATGCTCAAGGACTTTCTGATGCATCTGGGAATTGACGAAAAGACAGCAGAAGAAGATGCATGTAAGATTGAGCACATATTGAACCCAAAAACGGCACAGACGTTAAAAAAATTCGTAGAGTTTACGAATAAAGAAGGTGAGTCAAAGATCTGGATAGAACATTTCAGGCATTTTGCCCAGACCGGAGAATATGTACATTACTCTCCCGAAAACCGGGATAAATGCCCTGTTCACGGCAAGAAAGTTGAGTAA
- a CDS encoding methyltransferase: MENEANGMENKSWNQAEMPIDLMRKPEVDSDRFFKLVDSSVQGLRECRLISAAFELGVFETLKIPLSSGALAERLGCDPVLMPHFCEALHSLGLLDRFEEGVREEGEKVQTVKKGAAEGEYKEEPEDISQNQNPDKGTKNDGAVYLVSELSATYLLESSPFSQQHYLAERFRNVERWARLPQIMKQGPDIVEKGPFFGEVVHCMAENARCGLLQETVRVVRENVDFTNVKKLLDLGGGHGLYAIAFSKLNEDLQAFVFDLPPVTKETRYFIKKYGASRVDVIPGDFFKDEIGSEYDLIFSSFNPGGKVPSLIPKIAAALNPGGVFVTRQVPDEKMKSSPLMSLDWNLWTFEDVKKGSSGYSFENSVPFNEYIETLGNYGLEVFRALDMKDGSRIVFAWKVA; the protein is encoded by the coding sequence ATGGAAAATGAGGCTAACGGTATGGAAAATAAATCCTGGAATCAAGCTGAAATGCCTATTGACCTGATGCGAAAGCCTGAGGTAGATTCTGACCGATTTTTCAAGCTTGTTGATTCTTCTGTTCAGGGCTTGAGGGAATGCAGGCTTATTTCTGCGGCTTTTGAGCTTGGAGTGTTTGAAACTCTTAAAATCCCCCTGTCATCAGGGGCTCTGGCTGAAAGGCTAGGCTGTGACCCCGTGCTCATGCCCCATTTTTGCGAGGCTCTCCACAGCCTCGGGCTCCTTGACAGGTTTGAGGAAGGAGTACGCGAAGAAGGGGAAAAAGTGCAGACTGTAAAGAAAGGCGCAGCGGAAGGTGAATATAAAGAAGAACCCGAAGATATATCTCAGAACCAGAATCCAGATAAAGGAACAAAGAATGATGGGGCAGTATATCTGGTCTCGGAACTCAGTGCAACCTATCTTCTGGAAAGTTCACCGTTTTCTCAACAGCATTACCTTGCCGAAAGGTTCAGGAATGTTGAACGCTGGGCGCGTCTTCCGCAGATCATGAAGCAGGGACCTGATATTGTCGAAAAAGGGCCATTTTTTGGGGAGGTCGTTCACTGTATGGCTGAAAACGCACGCTGCGGCCTGCTTCAGGAAACGGTCAGGGTTGTCCGGGAAAATGTTGATTTTACAAATGTCAAGAAGCTTCTCGACCTCGGGGGAGGTCACGGGCTCTATGCAATCGCTTTTTCAAAGCTGAACGAAGACCTTCAGGCTTTTGTTTTCGATCTCCCGCCGGTTACGAAAGAGACGAGATATTTCATTAAAAAATATGGAGCTTCAAGGGTGGATGTAATTCCGGGGGACTTTTTTAAAGATGAAATCGGAAGTGAGTATGATCTTATCTTCTCTTCCTTTAATCCCGGAGGGAAAGTGCCTTCCCTTATCCCAAAAATTGCCGCGGCCTTAAATCCCGGAGGTGTTTTCGTAACAAGACAGGTTCCGGATGAAAAAATGAAATCCAGTCCTCTTATGAGCCTTGACTGGAACCTCTGGACCTTTGAAGATGTGAAAAAAGGAAGCTCAGGTTATAGTTTCGAAAACAGCGTCCCTTTTAACGAGTATATAGAGACGCTGGGTAACTACGGGCTCGAAGTCTTCCGTGCCCTTGACATGAAGGACGGGTCAAGGATTGTGTTTGCATGGAAGGTTGCCTGA